A genome region from Gopherus flavomarginatus isolate rGopFla2 chromosome 9, rGopFla2.mat.asm, whole genome shotgun sequence includes the following:
- the USP50 gene encoding inactive ubiquitin carboxyl-terminal hydrolase 50 gives MASQSTSTPDDFNIFYSLHFLSRPSRPPSSETVHLEHSSEESNDETSQPYQGLTGLRNLGNTCYMNAVLQCLCSISPLVEYFLSGKYVATLHKENGEVATAFAYLMADMWLGEFECVSPEVFRSVISDLCPAFTKKTQQDAQEFLIYVLNELHEALKKSCKRRCYGNTSTSREDRGTGSETSIITQLFEGQLSYDITCLACHTTTDKNEVFTVLSLPIPSESACSLQDCLECFFQQDTLTWNNQIHCSFCGTKQDAAVKANIGKAPKMVIFHLKRFDYQGSYKRKLGTNIYYPLSNLDLSPYIYPLFRKNPKYNLCAVVYLGSIFGSSSSYFVLKQPKSYP, from the exons GCACTTCCTATCGCGACCCTCACGCCCTCCCAG CTCTGAAACTGTGCACCTGGAGCATTCTAGTGAGGAATCCAACGATGAGACAAGCCAACCGTACCAAGGCCTCACTGGCCTGCGTAACTTGGGGAACACTTGCTACATGAATGCAGTTTTGCAGTGCCTCTGCAGTATATCCCCATTGGTGGAGTATTTTCTCTCAGGGAAGTATGTAGCCACCCTACACAA GGAAAACGGTGAGGTTGCTACAGCCTTTGCCTATTTGATGGCCGATATGTGGCTGGGAGAGTTTGAGTGCGTCTCACCAGAGGTGTTTCGTTCAGTCATCAGTGACTTATGCCCAGCTTTTACCAAGAAGACTCAGCAGGACGCCCAGGAGTTTCTGATTTATGTACTGAATGAATTACATGAGGCACTTAAGAAG tcATGCAAAAGGAGATGCTATGGGAACACATCCACTTCTAGGGAAGATAGGGGAACCGGCAGTGAAACATCAATCATCACCCAGCTATTTGAGGGGCAGCTCAGTTATGACATTACATGCCTGGCGTGTCACACCACCACCGATAAGAATGAGGTCTTTACAGTTCTCTCTCTTCCCATCCCTTCTGAGAGTGCCTGCTCACTACAG GACTGTCTTGAATGTTTCTTTCAGCAAGACACACTGACCTGGAACAATCAAATTCACTGCTCCTTCTGTGGAACTAAGCAAGATGCTGCAGTAAAGGCCAACATAGGCAAGGCGCCAAAGATGGTTATTTTTCACTTAAAGAG gTTTGACTATCAAGGCAGCTACAAAAGGAAACTGGGAACTAACATCTACTATCCACTAAGCAACTTGGATCTTTCGCCTTATATTTATCCACTCTTTCGGAAGAATCCAAAATACAACTTGTGTGCTGTGGTG TATCTGGGCTCAATttttggctcctcctccagctacTTTGTCCTAAAGCAGCCAAAAAGCTACCCATAA
- the USP8 gene encoding ubiquitin carboxyl-terminal hydrolase 8 isoform X1 codes for MPAVASVPKELYLCTSLKDLNKKTEIKAEKTSTKNYVQSALKIFKAAEECRLDRDEEKAYVLYMKYVTVYNLIKKRPDFKQQQDYFHSILGPTNIKKAIEEAERLSESLKLRYEEAEVRKKLEEKERQEEQQKKQEVKDDGKALAKHSSENAVDSKEKNQRINGEKKGSVERKDQLDRLSAPVSQGAITAEKLFPMMMDKNIELLIMDARSLKDYQESCIPNSISVPEEAISPGVTANWIEAKLPDSSKDPWKKRGHVDYVVLLDWFSSARDLQLGTTLHSLKDALFKWESKTILRSEPLVLEGGYETWLLCYPQHTTNAKVTPPPRDKSEAVSVSLDFTYPSLEEPAPPPPPVVHVKPTPVEVTENDEMGSNQEGRTGSYNTPTPSAPVAATPQTDGSHVVHPIHAVINVPQIDRTKKPLAKFLDDVNSPKSEGTTLDKHLIQNGRMIPDRSTKPPFDAKTMLTEEEKSRIHAETASMLEKSKREKELRERQQEKQREKLKLEKQEQEEKEHREKLQQAKEERERRQEEDQAIKEQKEKEEQERARKEVLEAKRQNKTEHENTAAKKSELEKVPMEERAKGTQTPEMQRRALGDTSVTGVSVSSKHTGVKEQPESGAQREDTEQDTERLKSQREPLIRARSEEMGRIVPGLPAGWAKFLDPITGTFRYYHSPTNTVQMYPPEMAPSSTPPSTPPTHKAKPQVTAEWDREHPKLKRSYSSPDITQAIQEEEKKKIPATPAISRENKPVCYTKAEISRLSAPQIRNLNPVFGGSGPALTGLRNLGNTCYMNSILQCLCNAPLLADYFNRNLYQDDINRLNLLGHKGEVAEEFGIIMKALWTGQYRYISPKDFKITIGKINDQFSGYSQQDSQELLLFLMDGLHEDLNKVSNSLLINHASQSDCRTEI; via the exons ATGCCTGCTGTGGCTTCTGTACCTAAGGAACTATACCTCTGTACTTCGTTGAAAGATCTTaacaagaaaacagaaataaaagcagAGAAGACCAGTACAAAAAA TTATGTGCAGAGTGCCCTTAAGATCTTCAAGGCAGCAGAGGAATGCAGGTTGGACAGAGATGAAGAAAAGGCCTACGTCCTATATATGAAATATGTGACTGTATATAATCTTATTAAAAAAAGACCTGATTTCAAGCAACAACAG gATTACTTTCATTCTATACTGGGACCTACAAACATAAAAAAAGCTATTGAAGAAGCTGAAAGACTCTCAGAGAGTCTGAAACTGAG ATATGAGGAAGCTGAAGTTCGGAAAAAGCttgaagagaaagagagacaagaagagcagcagaaaaaGCAAGAAGTAAAAGATGATGGAAAGGCTTTAGCCAAACACTCTTCAGAAAATGCAGTAGATTCCAAGGAAAAAAACCAAAGG ATCAATGGTGAGAAGAAGGGTTCAGTGGAAAGAAAAGATCAACTTGACAGATTGAGTG CTCCTGTATCTCAAGGAGCAATCACTGCTGAGAAACTGTTTCCAATGATGATGGACAAAAACATTGAATTGCTCATAATGGATGCTCGAAGCTTGAAAGATTATCAGGAATCCTGTATTCCAAATTCCATCAGTGTTCCAGAAGAGGCTATCAGTCCTGG AGTCACTGCTAATTGGATTGAAGCTAAACTCCCAGATAGTTCTAAAGATCCGTGGAAGAAGAGGGGACATGTTGATTATGTTGTGCTACTTGACTGGTTTAGTTCTGCAAGAGACTTGCAGCTGGGAACAACTCTACATAGCCTGAAAGATGCACTTTTTAAG TGGGAAAGTAAAACTATACTGCGGAGTGAGCCTTTAGTCTTAGAAGGAGGTTATGAGACCTGGCTTCTTTGCTATCCCCAACACACAACAAATGCTAAAGTAACTCCACCACCGCGTGACAAGAGTGAAGCGGTGTCTGTCTCTT TGGATTTTACTTATCCCTCtctggaagagccagctcctccaccaccacctgtTGTCCATGTAAAGCCCACTCCAGTAGAAGTGACTGAGAATGACGAAATGGGAAGTAATCAAGAGGGGAGGACAGGATCATATAACACACCAACTCCAAGTGCACCAGTTGCGGCTACCCCTCAGACTGATGGTTCACATGTAGTCCACCCAATACACGCTGTGATAAATGTCCCACAG ATTGATCGTACTAAAAAGCCTTTAGCAAAATTTCTTGATGATGTTAATAGTCCAAAATCTGAAGGTACAACTCTTGACAAACATCTTATTCAGAATGGAAGAATGATTCCAGATCGATCCACAAAGCCACCATTTGATGCAAAGACCATGCTGACAGAAGAAGAGAAAAGCCGCATACACGCAGAAACAGCTTCCATGTTGGAGAAGAGCAAACGGGAAAAAGAATTGCGGGAAAGACAACAAGAGAAACAAAGAGAGAAGCTCAAATTGGAGAAACAGGAACAGGAAGAAAAGGAGCACCGAGAAAAGCTACAACAggcaaaagaagagagagagaggagacaggAGGAAGATCAGGCAATTAAGGaacaaaaggaaaaggaagaacaAGAGAGAGCGCGCAAAGAAGTATTAGAAgcaaaaagacaaaataaaactgaacatgaaaacactgctgcaaaaaaatcTGAGCTTGAAAAAGTACCTATGGAAGAAAGAGCAAAGGGAACTCAAACACCAGAAATGCAGAGGCGTGCGTTAGGAGATACATCTGTGACAGGAGTGTCAGTCTCAAGCAAG CACACTGGGGTTAAAGAACAACCAGAAAGTGGAGCTCAAAGAGAGGATACTGAACAAGATACTGAAAGACTTAAA TCCCAGCGGGAGCCGTTGATTAGAGCACGAAGTGAGGAAATGGGGAGGATAGTACCAGGATTGCCTGCAGGCTGGGCAAAG TTTCTGGATCCAATCACTGGGACGTTTCGTTATTACCACTCGCCAACAAATACTGTTCAGATGTATCCTCCAGAAATGGCTCCTTcatccacccctccatccacTCCACCAACTCATAAAGCCAAGCCACAGGTGACTGCTGAATGGGACAGAGAACACCCCAAATTGAAGCGATCCTACTCTTCACCAGACATAACCCAAGCCAttcaggaggaagagaagaagaaaattCCTGCAACTCCTGCAATCAGTCGTGAAAATAA ACCAGTATGTTACACTAAAGCTGAAATCTCAAGGCTCTCTGCACCACAGATTCGTAATCTCAACCCTGTGTTTGGGGGATCAGGACCAGCTCTCACAGGGCTTCGTAATTTAGGGAACACTTGCTATATGAACTCCATATTGCAGTGTCTCTGCAATGCACCACTTCTGGCTGATTATTTCAATAGAAATTTGTATCAAGATGACATTAACAG GTTAAATCTCTTGGGGCATAAAGGCGAAGTGGCAGAAGAGTTTGGCATCATAATGAAAGCATTGTGGACAGGACAATACCGATATATCAGtccaaaagattttaaaattacaattgGGAAGATCAATGACCAATTTTCAGGATACAGTCAACAAGACTCCCAAGAATTGCTCCTGTTTTTAATGGATGGGCTGCATGAAGACCTAAATAAAGTAAGTAATTCCCTGCTGATAAATCACGCATCTCAGTCAGATTGTAGAACAGAAATATAA
- the USP8 gene encoding ubiquitin carboxyl-terminal hydrolase 8 isoform X2: MPAVASVPKELYLCTSLKDLNKKTEIKAEKTSTKNYVQSALKIFKAAEECRLDRDEEKAYVLYMKYVTVYNLIKKRPDFKQQQDYFHSILGPTNIKKAIEEAERLSESLKLRYEEAEVRKKLEEKERQEEQQKKQEVKDDGKALAKHSSENAVDSKEKNQRINGEKKGSVERKDQLDRLSAPVSQGAITAEKLFPMMMDKNIELLIMDARSLKDYQESCIPNSISVPEEAISPGVTANWIEAKLPDSSKDPWKKRGHVDYVVLLDWFSSARDLQLGTTLHSLKDALFKWESKTILRSEPLVLEGGYETWLLCYPQHTTNAKVTPPPRDKSEAVSVSLDFTYPSLEEPAPPPPPVVHVKPTPVEVTENDEMGSNQEGRTGSYNTPTPSAPVAATPQTDGSHVVHPIHAVINVPQIDRTKKPLAKFLDDVNSPKSEGTTLDKHLIQNGRMIPDRSTKPPFDAKTMLTEEEKSRIHAETASMLEKSKREKELRERQQEKQREKLKLEKQEQEEKEHREKLQQAKEERERRQEEDQAIKEQKEKEEQERARKEVLEAKRQNKTEHENTAAKKSELEKVPMEERAKGTQTPEMQRRALGDTSVTGVSVSSKSQREPLIRARSEEMGRIVPGLPAGWAKFLDPITGTFRYYHSPTNTVQMYPPEMAPSSTPPSTPPTHKAKPQVTAEWDREHPKLKRSYSSPDITQAIQEEEKKKIPATPAISRENKPVCYTKAEISRLSAPQIRNLNPVFGGSGPALTGLRNLGNTCYMNSILQCLCNAPLLADYFNRNLYQDDINRLNLLGHKGEVAEEFGIIMKALWTGQYRYISPKDFKITIGKINDQFSGYSQQDSQELLLFLMDGLHEDLNKVSNSLLINHASQSDCRTEI; the protein is encoded by the exons ATGCCTGCTGTGGCTTCTGTACCTAAGGAACTATACCTCTGTACTTCGTTGAAAGATCTTaacaagaaaacagaaataaaagcagAGAAGACCAGTACAAAAAA TTATGTGCAGAGTGCCCTTAAGATCTTCAAGGCAGCAGAGGAATGCAGGTTGGACAGAGATGAAGAAAAGGCCTACGTCCTATATATGAAATATGTGACTGTATATAATCTTATTAAAAAAAGACCTGATTTCAAGCAACAACAG gATTACTTTCATTCTATACTGGGACCTACAAACATAAAAAAAGCTATTGAAGAAGCTGAAAGACTCTCAGAGAGTCTGAAACTGAG ATATGAGGAAGCTGAAGTTCGGAAAAAGCttgaagagaaagagagacaagaagagcagcagaaaaaGCAAGAAGTAAAAGATGATGGAAAGGCTTTAGCCAAACACTCTTCAGAAAATGCAGTAGATTCCAAGGAAAAAAACCAAAGG ATCAATGGTGAGAAGAAGGGTTCAGTGGAAAGAAAAGATCAACTTGACAGATTGAGTG CTCCTGTATCTCAAGGAGCAATCACTGCTGAGAAACTGTTTCCAATGATGATGGACAAAAACATTGAATTGCTCATAATGGATGCTCGAAGCTTGAAAGATTATCAGGAATCCTGTATTCCAAATTCCATCAGTGTTCCAGAAGAGGCTATCAGTCCTGG AGTCACTGCTAATTGGATTGAAGCTAAACTCCCAGATAGTTCTAAAGATCCGTGGAAGAAGAGGGGACATGTTGATTATGTTGTGCTACTTGACTGGTTTAGTTCTGCAAGAGACTTGCAGCTGGGAACAACTCTACATAGCCTGAAAGATGCACTTTTTAAG TGGGAAAGTAAAACTATACTGCGGAGTGAGCCTTTAGTCTTAGAAGGAGGTTATGAGACCTGGCTTCTTTGCTATCCCCAACACACAACAAATGCTAAAGTAACTCCACCACCGCGTGACAAGAGTGAAGCGGTGTCTGTCTCTT TGGATTTTACTTATCCCTCtctggaagagccagctcctccaccaccacctgtTGTCCATGTAAAGCCCACTCCAGTAGAAGTGACTGAGAATGACGAAATGGGAAGTAATCAAGAGGGGAGGACAGGATCATATAACACACCAACTCCAAGTGCACCAGTTGCGGCTACCCCTCAGACTGATGGTTCACATGTAGTCCACCCAATACACGCTGTGATAAATGTCCCACAG ATTGATCGTACTAAAAAGCCTTTAGCAAAATTTCTTGATGATGTTAATAGTCCAAAATCTGAAGGTACAACTCTTGACAAACATCTTATTCAGAATGGAAGAATGATTCCAGATCGATCCACAAAGCCACCATTTGATGCAAAGACCATGCTGACAGAAGAAGAGAAAAGCCGCATACACGCAGAAACAGCTTCCATGTTGGAGAAGAGCAAACGGGAAAAAGAATTGCGGGAAAGACAACAAGAGAAACAAAGAGAGAAGCTCAAATTGGAGAAACAGGAACAGGAAGAAAAGGAGCACCGAGAAAAGCTACAACAggcaaaagaagagagagagaggagacaggAGGAAGATCAGGCAATTAAGGaacaaaaggaaaaggaagaacaAGAGAGAGCGCGCAAAGAAGTATTAGAAgcaaaaagacaaaataaaactgaacatgaaaacactgctgcaaaaaaatcTGAGCTTGAAAAAGTACCTATGGAAGAAAGAGCAAAGGGAACTCAAACACCAGAAATGCAGAGGCGTGCGTTAGGAGATACATCTGTGACAGGAGTGTCAGTCTCAAGCAAG TCCCAGCGGGAGCCGTTGATTAGAGCACGAAGTGAGGAAATGGGGAGGATAGTACCAGGATTGCCTGCAGGCTGGGCAAAG TTTCTGGATCCAATCACTGGGACGTTTCGTTATTACCACTCGCCAACAAATACTGTTCAGATGTATCCTCCAGAAATGGCTCCTTcatccacccctccatccacTCCACCAACTCATAAAGCCAAGCCACAGGTGACTGCTGAATGGGACAGAGAACACCCCAAATTGAAGCGATCCTACTCTTCACCAGACATAACCCAAGCCAttcaggaggaagagaagaagaaaattCCTGCAACTCCTGCAATCAGTCGTGAAAATAA ACCAGTATGTTACACTAAAGCTGAAATCTCAAGGCTCTCTGCACCACAGATTCGTAATCTCAACCCTGTGTTTGGGGGATCAGGACCAGCTCTCACAGGGCTTCGTAATTTAGGGAACACTTGCTATATGAACTCCATATTGCAGTGTCTCTGCAATGCACCACTTCTGGCTGATTATTTCAATAGAAATTTGTATCAAGATGACATTAACAG GTTAAATCTCTTGGGGCATAAAGGCGAAGTGGCAGAAGAGTTTGGCATCATAATGAAAGCATTGTGGACAGGACAATACCGATATATCAGtccaaaagattttaaaattacaattgGGAAGATCAATGACCAATTTTCAGGATACAGTCAACAAGACTCCCAAGAATTGCTCCTGTTTTTAATGGATGGGCTGCATGAAGACCTAAATAAAGTAAGTAATTCCCTGCTGATAAATCACGCATCTCAGTCAGATTGTAGAACAGAAATATAA